The following proteins come from a genomic window of Nothobranchius furzeri strain GRZ-AD chromosome 1, NfurGRZ-RIMD1, whole genome shotgun sequence:
- the tent5d gene encoding proteoglycan 4, with product MSEKRSSQRFHSLNAEQVEVLHQVLSEVVPIHGRGNFPTLELRPRDIIIAVRARLQDQGIAVRDVRLNGSTASHVLVRDNGTSYKDLDIIFGVELRSQEEFQVIKESVLGCLLDCLPAGVNKERISSATMKEAYVQKMVKVFNDHDRWSLISLSNNSGKNLELKFVSSLRRQFEFSVDSFQIILDRLLESYMQQDSQHRFDAVNVKDQLVEAQRDSSSVLNQTTPPGAEKPTVQASKEPRAPLGRTQPRDEVHEKESQTEFSQQTEHATQTKLRKGEKESAELEELAEHKENESEQTSLPPRSDETDTSEESGLQTQSDLKQELVDESKSSVAVGQTEQPERCDGQEELANHSNPPDEQRELTEQMGRSETPDASTIPQAEPLDRTAELLSTEKSDQTNVSEHLTEDRSSNEEDNSLHVSDSDTSTASCAKIETQLRNEGTEEETSKELEAERGNDPEMREMTDEASALEEKRGEDTQSIDCPCSASSILTLSNTQPADTEDSPEIHSTQLTDNSEKAADAVNPPFTQEIVPAPPSLVSDRKTSSSPCCKVSERLSHMVVLKHSSPKPPRRMCRKVSSGPHPSHVPENERTVASCPESESPAEPGQVSQLKPTTPTLHPAVFPADSGPEPSLPDLTSAPVPALVAISTSPPELVSAVPPEASTPPKIPDASGEASLKDTSNTHEQSQSSPRESLSEPKEPEPRNSPGPPSSNTQEPPPPPAEEAEASTEQQTPTMSLNTSPPDNSCPNVIPPLLSLSPPNFTPSPPSLSPPPCLTPPSPMLSTMSPTSFSSPPQSFSPTSSCLSSPPYLTPPMLSLSPPPLCPTPPSPSLSPPLLCFTPPVESKDILPQVCSDVECLMANADVDEAAPQSAAPLQMEDEKDHNCISSLPQVAEPASFPIAIPSSTSHALPQPQSEGSGASATPKPTEAFKPVPDNKEPPEATADTSELCSSPRVLDSVPDVEVLAESMYGDFEAAMDHLRYRLIATRNPEEIRGGGLLKYSNLLVRDYRPASETQIKTLERYMCSRFFIDFPDVQEQQRKILSYLKNHFIGEERSKYQYLMTLRRVIDDSTVCLMGHERRQTLNMITVLALKVLGEQNIIPNTDHVTCFYQPAPYLAEHSAPYLAEPSYCSYYIPQGGSALLYQPYPLHLHPQTGLV from the exons ATGTCTGAAAAGAGATCCAGTCAGCGGTTTCACAGCCTGAACGCCGAGCAGGTGGAGGTCCTCCATCAGGTGCTTTCAGAGGTGGTTCCAATCCACGGTCGCGGGAACTTTCCCACGCTGGAGCTGCGTCCTCGCGACATCATCATAGCGGTGCGGGCTAGGCTGCAGGATCAGGGAATCGCGGTTAGAGATGTTCGCCTGAACGGCTCCACAGCCAGCCATGTCCTGGTTCGAGACAACGGAACCAGCTACAAGGACCTGGACATCATCTTCGGGGTGGAGCTGCGGAGTCAGGAGGAGTTCCAG GTGATTAAAGAGTCGGTGCTGGGCTGCCTGCTGGACTGCCTGCCTGCCGGGGTCAACAAAGAGCGAATCAGCAGCGCCACAATGAAGGAGGCCTACGTTCAGAAAATGGTCAAGGTCTTCAACGACCACGACCGCTGGAGCCTCATCTCTCTGTCCAACAACAGCGGCAAGAACCTGGAGCTTAAGTTTGTAAGCTCCCTGAGACGCCAGTTCGAGTTCAGCGTGGACTCGTTCCAGATCATTCTGGACCGCCTCCTTGAGTCCTACATGCAGCAGGACTCTCAGCACAGATTTGATGCTGTTAACGTGAAGGACCAGCTCGTAGAAGCTCAGAGAGACTCTTCTTCCGTGCTCAATCAGACCACGCCTCCAGGTGCGGAGAAGCCCACCGTCCAGGCGTCTAAGGAACCAAGGGCTCCTCTCGGCCGGACACAGCCGAGAGACGAAGTGCATGAAAAGGAGTCTCAGACAGAATTCTCCCAACAAACTGAACATGCAACCCAGACGAAACTCCGCAAAGGGGAAAAAGAGTCTGCAGAGCTGGAAGAACTGGCTGAGCACAAAGAGAATGAGTCAGAGCAGACATCTCTCCCACCTCGGTCTGACGAGACGGACACTTCTGAGGAGTCTGGCCTGCAGACTCAGTCTGACCTCAAACAGGAGCTCGTAGACGAGTCCAAGTCATCGGTGGCGGTAGGACAGACGGAGCAACCGGAGCGCTGTGATGGCCAGGAAGAACTAGCTAACCACTCAAACCCGCCCGATGAACAGAGGGAGCTCACAGAGCAGATGGGACGTTCTGAGACACCCGACGCCTCAACAATACCTCAGGCAGAGCCTCTAGACCGTACAGCGGAGCTGCTCAGTACGGAGAAATCTGATCAAACCAACGTATCCGAGCATCTCACAGAGGATCGGAGCAGCAACGAGGAAGATAACAGTCTGCACGTGTCCGATTCAGACACCAGCACGGCTTCGTGTGCAAAGATAGAGACACAGTTAAGAAATGAAGGAACGGAGGAAGAAACGAGCAAGGAGCTGGAAGCAGAGAGGGGGAATGATCCAGAAATGCGTGAAATGACTGACGAGGCTTCAGCTTTGGAGGAGAAACGTGGAGAAGACACACAGAGTATTGATTGTCCCTGCTCCGCCTCGTCCATCCTTACACTTAGCAACACACAGCCTGCTGACACCGAGGATTCACCGGAGATTCACAGCACACAACTCACAGATAACTCAGAGAAAGCAGCCGATGCTGTCAACCCTCCATTTACTCAGGAAATCGTTCCCGCACCGCCTAGCCTTGTTTCTGACAGAAAGACCTCATCCTCCCCCTGTTGTAAGGTCTCAGAGAGACTGTCTCACATGGTGGTGCTCAAACACTCGTCCCCAAAGCCGCCTCGGAGGATGTGTCGAAAGGTCTCCTCCGGTCCTCACCCCAGCCACGTCCCTGAAAACGAACGTACTGTTGCCTCCTGTCCAGAGTCCGAGTCCCCAGCAGAACCAGGACAGGTCTCTCAGCTGAAGCCAACAACTCCCACTTTGCACCCTGCAGTTTTCCCAGCAGATTCTGGGCCTGAGCCTTCACTTCCCGACCTAACCTCAGCTCCAGTTCCAGCCCTGGTTGCGATTTCCACATCCCCGCCTGAACTTGTGTCCGCAGTACCTCCTGAGGCTTCTACCCCTCCCAAAATCCCAGACGCTTCAGGTGAAGCAAGCTTAAAGGACACATCAAACACACACGAGCAAAGCCAGTCCAGCCCTAGAGAGTCGCTCTCAGAACCCAAAGAACCAGAGCCTCGCAACTCACCAGGTCCGCCCAGCTCCAACACCCAAGAACCTCCACCCCCACCAGCTGAGGAAGCTGAAGCTAGCACGGAGCAGCAGACCCCAACGATGAGCCTAAATACCAGTCCTCCAGACAACTCCTGTCCAAATGTCATCCCTCCTCTTCTCAGTCTGTCCCCTCCTAATTTCACCCCCTCACCCCCCAGCCTCAGCCCTCCCCCATGCTTGACCCCCCCGTCTCCGATGCTGAGCACCATGAGCCCCACCAGCTTCAGCTCTCCTCCTCAGAGTTTCAGCCCGACCTCCTCCTGCCTCAGCTCACCTCCATACCTCACCCCTCCCATGCTTAGCCTTAGCCCCCCTCCACTCTGTCCAACCCCACCCTCCCCCAGCCTTAGCCCTCCCCTCCTCTGCTTCACCCCACCAGTGGAGTCCAAGGACATTTTACCTCAGGTGTGTTCAGACGTGGAGTGTTTGATGGCGAATGCAGACGTGGATGAAGCCGCTCCCCAGTCAGCAGCTCCATTACAGATGGAGGATGAAAAGGACCATAACTGTATCTCATCGCTGCCTCAGGTCGCTGAGCCTGCATCTTTTCCAATCGCAATTCCCAGTTCCACCTCACATGCGTTGCCTCAGCCTCAGTCTGAAGGCTCAGGGGCATCTGCCACTCCTAAACCCACTGAAGCGTTCAAACCTGTGCCTGACAATAAAGAGCCCCCCGAGGCAACCGCAGACACGTCTGAACTGTGCAGCTCTCCTCGAGTATTAGACTCCGTCCCCGATGTCGAGGTCCTGGCAGAGAGCATGTATGGGGACTTCGAAGCAGCGATGGACCACCTGCGCTACCGTTTGATCGCTACCAGGAATCCTGAGGAGATCCGCGGTGGCGGCTTGCTGAAATACAGCAACCTGCTGGTGAGAGATTACCGACCCGCCAGTGAGACCCAGATAAAGACTCTGGAGCGCTACATGTGCTCGCGGTTCTTCATCGACTTCCCCGAcgtgcaggagcagcagaggAAGATCCTGTCCTACTTGAAGAACCACTTCATCGGCGAAGAGAGAAGCAAGTACCAGTACCTGATGACGCTGCGTCGCGTCATCGATGACAGCACCGTGTGTCTGATGGGTCACGAGAGGCGCCAAACGCTGAACATGATCACCGTGTTGGCTCTGAAGGTTCTCGGAGAGCAGAACATCATACCCAACACGGACCACGTCACGTGCTTCTACCAGCC